The nucleotide sequence TTTGAAGAACATAATATAAAGTTTTGCTTCAAAATTGATATActtaatctatacaaaattttgataaatatatgaaaCTTTTTACGAAATCTCTTGTGATTTGAATAAAATGGAGATTGCCtttaaatggaaattttgaagAAGAACTGTGTACTAAACAAAGAATATATATGATGATCCCTTAATTAATATAGTTTATCAGAacaacgaagggatgatttcaacttcaccatttggaactcttggtctATAAGCTTACTTGTTAGCAGCAATcctttatcaaggaaatcatgataggaaatacaattCCGggtatatcgtatcaattaggagatatatatatatattccgtatGCAGACGCTGCTGGCATGTTGCTACATAGAAGTTGAAAGTTAACAATTGGGAAGCTAATATCATCTCtgttgtcataaagttttgttttcaatcgaccctcattgtcaatttcgatgtaagtcaagatatgacttatctgttgtatcctttatctctagtacgataggatagatgcgttcaacatagtcaccaaattttgaattgtttagtaagagaacatcatctatatagcggaaagtaaagttaaaggatattacaaacttcttatctttcttccttagaagttACTGTATCAGGTCATtatcataataataaaagaacaagtcggcaagaagagtgACACAATTgattcccattggaatgccgacagtctgtagaaaaacacgtcctctaaacgtaacaaatatgttgtcaaccaAGATATCAAGCATCTTagtaatgtcagtttcagagaattttttgttcgaatcagagtgattctgtacaaagtaggatttatccttccctaagacaagatacttgtatctacgttggccattgttttttatgaaacaaagcaataccaactctttcaatccGTCTTAAGTTTGGAATGAGGAATACCTGTAGAAAAAAAGTGTAGAAAAGCCAAACGTTTTAATACTTCTGCAAGATGAAAGTCTTAGATTGTCTGTACTCTAaaaaaagatctttggaattttaagCGCGATGTTTGGCTGGCCAGAAAatcaggttcaacctaccatttttttgctaaaaatgttctgtaccaagtcaggaatatgccccAGTtattatctaatagttcgtttctatgtatgttgaattgtcatttgtttttattgcacttcagtattgctgttgtttcgttgtttccctcttatagttgatgtgtttccaacggttttagtttgtaacctggatttgtttttttctttctcaatccatttatacttttgaacagcggtatactactgttgcctttatctatctTTCTTATCAAGACACTCGAAAGATTGttatacaaatgagaggttttgCTAAATATAAAACCAGGATTAATACTGGTCAGTTTGATCTTTAATTGAAAgaactaaaagagggacgaaagataccagagggacagtcaatttCCCATGTGCATATAATGTTATCATCACGGCGGGGtgataaaaattttcaaaaaaatcccgATACTTTAAACTATCGCCGGTTTAATGTTTGCATTTATAACTGTTTTGACAAAATCGTGTTCTTCTACGAAATCTGCACAGCAGATGTTGAAAGGAACATCTGAATGAGATTTAATCCAGTCCATAATAACCTCTGTTGTTTTTGTGACAAATTCATGGAGATCTTTAAAACGTTCCATTCTATCTGAAAAGTTGTCATCACTGTGTGGAGTCAATATTCCATGCCATACGATCAAAACATCCTTTTTGTAAAGACCTTTGTACTGATCCAGCAGATTTTTCACAACTAATTCATTATTAGGCGTATATGGCCATAATATATCTATTTCGTTCCGAGACCAGATATAATCGTTGTTTGAACATTTCCTAACATTACCATACATCACTACAACTCGTCCATTTAATTCCCACAATTTTGATAGTGTCATTTTACTCAGGAGCATATCATTATCCAAACATTTCTTCCTATTTAACATCATGCCACTGAAAGTGCTTT is from Mytilus galloprovincialis chromosome 6, xbMytGall1.hap1.1, whole genome shotgun sequence and encodes:
- the LOC143078767 gene encoding PI-PLC X domain-containing protein 3-like isoform X2: MTSDVTEQSPGDQVERWMEHLPSVVTSQTQLKDLLIPGSHDSATFDLDPAGGKADDFSSYIKMTDEKIERWFKTQNLDFIEQLKIGVRYFDLRIIKHPETGDIRFVHGLFSRKTVIEYLNDIRKFLDENKKEVVLLDFNHLYNMGKHDHISLCTEMESTFSGMMLNRKKCLDNDMLLSKMTLSKLWELNGRVVVMYGNVRKCSNNDYIWSRNEIDILWPYTPNNELVVKNLLDQYKGLYKKDVLIVWHGILTPHSDDNFSDRMERFKDLHEFVTKTTEVIMDWIKSHSDVPFNICCADFVEEHDFVKTVINANIKPAIV